From Candidatus Methylomirabilota bacterium, a single genomic window includes:
- a CDS encoding ferritin-like domain-containing protein, which translates to MVGTPLAFARTPEELTAALADAPDLVILDLTTGGWDYDRFFAALDGAAPRPSVLGFTTHVLARDTQPLHARCTRVVTKETLTQELQDFLKTGVAQDRRGGMTAEEFVNDLDGRNQTILKRLDPDSTLKPEVAGDLTVLNLLKVALKNEIEATEIAARWLVTTDDVEVKMAFARQAGDEAKHYRMIADRLRELGFAAYGFNPIVKGYGPLFQYLDTLTTTVERVAAGQFTREAIAVVKNRQFIEFCERAGDKVTATLYRDVIEPDEYFHHQLGRSLLLRFAATPDAQEQARRAAARTLSLAEELQQAALKTAGIHHAPGC; encoded by the coding sequence ATGGTCGGTACCCCGCTTGCTTTCGCCCGAACCCCGGAGGAGCTGACGGCAGCGCTCGCCGACGCCCCGGACCTGGTCATCCTCGACCTGACAACCGGTGGCTGGGACTACGATCGCTTCTTCGCCGCGCTCGACGGCGCGGCGCCTCGCCCGTCGGTGCTGGGCTTCACGACCCACGTCCTTGCCCGCGATACGCAGCCGCTCCACGCCCGGTGCACGCGCGTCGTTACGAAGGAAACGCTGACGCAGGAGCTCCAGGACTTTCTCAAAACCGGCGTGGCTCAAGACCGGCGTGGCGGCATGACGGCCGAAGAGTTCGTCAACGATCTGGATGGGCGGAACCAGACGATCCTGAAGCGGCTGGATCCCGATTCCACGCTCAAGCCGGAAGTCGCGGGCGACTTGACGGTCCTGAATCTCCTCAAGGTCGCGCTCAAGAACGAGATCGAGGCGACCGAGATCGCGGCGCGCTGGCTCGTGACCACGGACGACGTCGAGGTGAAGATGGCCTTCGCCCGCCAGGCAGGCGACGAGGCCAAGCACTACCGCATGATCGCCGACCGCCTCCGCGAGCTGGGCTTCGCCGCCTACGGCTTCAACCCGATCGTCAAGGGCTACGGCCCGCTCTTCCAGTATCTCGACACGCTGACGACGACGGTCGAGCGCGTGGCAGCCGGGCAGTTCACCCGCGAGGCCATCGCCGTGGTGAAGAACCGCCAGTTCATCGAGTTCTGCGAGCGGGCGGGGGACAAGGTCACGGCGACCCTCTACCGCGACGTCATCGAGCCCGACGAATACTTCCACCACCAGCTGGGCCGCTCGCTCCTGCTCCGCTTTGCCGCCACGCCCGACGCACAGGAGCAGGCCCGTCGGGCGGCCGCGCGGACGCTGTCGCTGGCCGAAGAGCTCCAGCAGGCGGCGCTCAAGACCGCCGGCATCCACCACGCTCCGGGCTGCTGA
- the def gene encoding peptide deformylase, with translation MAILKVARLGHPVLRRKALPVPVGEVRSPETQRLIDDMIETMREYNGAGLAAPQVHVLKQICVIEVNENPRYPEAPSIPLTVLINPILSPLSEEMEDGWEGCLSVPDMRGMVPRYTATRLDAYDREGRRIEGEAKEFFARVVQHETDHLHGMVYLDRMRDLSTLTHLAEWNKHWLGVQEQDD, from the coding sequence ATGGCCATCCTGAAGGTTGCGCGTCTGGGGCACCCCGTACTGAGGCGGAAGGCGCTGCCGGTGCCCGTCGGCGAGGTCCGGTCGCCCGAGACTCAGCGGCTCATCGACGACATGATCGAGACCATGCGTGAGTACAACGGCGCCGGCCTCGCCGCCCCGCAGGTGCATGTCCTCAAGCAGATCTGCGTGATCGAGGTCAACGAGAACCCGCGCTATCCGGAAGCCCCGAGCATCCCGCTGACCGTCCTCATCAATCCAATCCTGAGCCCCTTGTCCGAGGAGATGGAGGACGGGTGGGAAGGCTGCCTCTCCGTGCCCGACATGCGCGGGATGGTGCCGCGGTACACCGCGACGCGGCTCGACGCCTATGACCGCGAGGGACGCCGCATCGAGGGCGAGGCGAAGGAGTTCTTTGCGCGGGTCGTCCAGCACGAGACCGACCACCTCCACGGCATGGTCTACCTTGACCGCATGCGCGACCTCTCGACGCTGACCCATCTCGCCGAGTGGAACAAGCACTGGCTGGGCGTACAGGAGCAGGACGATTAA
- a CDS encoding response regulator, with translation MPPKILIVDDTPHNVKMLVDLLSAKGYATVTAASGQEGLEQVEAERPDLVLLDVMMPGMDGYEVCRRIRANPEYGILPVVMVTALDPARERIKGLEAGADDFLTKPVNMAELVARVRSLLRIKDLYTTVQAQAAELADLNANLEQRVQAQVAQLERLGRLKRFFSPQLAEAIVTGGAEDPLKSHRREITVVFVDLRGFTAFAETAPPEEVMGVLHEYHGEMGRLIMEREGTLEHFAGDGLMVFFNDPVEVPDATERAIRMALAMRERVEALVPRWRQRGYDLHYGMGIAHGPATLGAIGFEGRWDYGAIGSVSNLAARLCSEAKPGQILISRALLSTVEALVTAEPVGELVLKGFAKPVSGFNVLALRAG, from the coding sequence ATGCCTCCGAAGATCCTCATCGTCGACGACACCCCGCACAACGTGAAGATGCTCGTCGATCTCCTCTCGGCCAAGGGATACGCCACCGTGACCGCGGCGTCCGGCCAGGAGGGGCTCGAACAGGTGGAGGCGGAACGCCCGGACCTGGTGCTGCTCGACGTCATGATGCCCGGCATGGACGGCTACGAGGTCTGCCGGCGGATCCGCGCCAACCCCGAGTACGGCATCCTGCCCGTGGTGATGGTGACGGCGCTCGACCCGGCCCGCGAGCGCATCAAGGGCCTCGAGGCGGGGGCCGACGACTTCCTCACCAAGCCGGTCAACATGGCCGAGTTGGTCGCGCGGGTGCGCTCGCTGCTCAGGATCAAGGACCTCTACACGACCGTCCAGGCGCAGGCCGCCGAGCTCGCGGACCTCAACGCCAACCTCGAGCAGCGCGTCCAGGCCCAGGTTGCCCAGCTCGAGCGCCTCGGCAGGCTCAAGCGCTTCTTCTCGCCTCAGCTGGCCGAGGCGATCGTCACCGGCGGCGCCGAGGACCCGCTCAAGAGCCACCGGCGGGAGATCACCGTGGTCTTCGTGGACCTCCGCGGCTTCACGGCCTTCGCCGAGACGGCTCCTCCCGAGGAAGTCATGGGCGTCCTCCACGAGTATCACGGCGAGATGGGGCGGCTCATCATGGAACGCGAGGGCACGCTCGAGCACTTCGCGGGCGACGGGCTGATGGTCTTCTTCAACGACCCAGTGGAGGTGCCGGACGCGACCGAGCGGGCCATTCGCATGGCGCTCGCCATGCGGGAGCGCGTGGAGGCGCTGGTGCCCCGGTGGCGGCAGCGCGGCTACGACCTCCATTACGGCATGGGCATCGCGCACGGGCCGGCGACGCTGGGCGCCATCGGCTTCGAGGGGCGCTGGGACTATGGCGCCATCGGCTCCGTGTCGAACCTGGCGGCGCGGCTCTGCTCGGAGGCCAAGCCCGGCCAGATCCTCATCTCCCGCGCCCTGCTGTCGACCGTCGAAGCGCTCGTCACGGCGGAGCCGGTGGGCGAGCTCGTGCTCAAGGGCTTCGCCAAGCCGGTCTCCGGCTTCAATGTCCTGGCTCTCCGGGCGGGGTAG
- a CDS encoding ATP-binding protein, which yields MPLHEAGLAGDSAASAPAVAPGWSERAARLLLSHTPLGQLVRAVARLRLSVHFKLLAAFMLVAVLVAVMGAMSLEIISTMSKQSEAMHHAHHRVTASRQAQHALAMQMSYTAMALLLRDEATIGSILRENNRLNSGLAEIENAAPPEELEIIQRIRTAQGEVMATVADVANLVRDGKIDEAMRLQLKEGYPLFQQVEGLVEQVVRIEEDGMARQREATARANRHALYLMGSFVLASLLLALLLGFVISWSFILPVREAQGFLGRIAKGDFSTTVTVDNRDEFGALAARMNNMSAELHRLYEEEREAARQLEALNSQLARASQAKSEFLANMSHELRTPMNAILGFTEMILDDIYGDVSPEVRGPIQDVRTCGQQLLRLINDVLDLSKIEAGRMELSLTDYSVQEVVETARTSLRSLAAEKGLEFAAVVQADIPLAYGDGKRITQCLTNLVGNALKFTKQGGVTIRARLEGDRVVYSVSDTGIGIPNDQLDHIFGEFRQVDSSISREFGGTGLGLSITKTFVELHGGRIWVESEPGRGSTFHFAIPLRIAEATEAV from the coding sequence ATGCCACTCCACGAGGCCGGACTCGCCGGCGACTCAGCCGCATCCGCCCCGGCTGTCGCACCGGGGTGGAGCGAGCGCGCGGCTCGCCTGCTCCTCTCCCACACGCCCCTTGGCCAGCTCGTGCGCGCGGTCGCGCGGCTGCGCTTGTCGGTCCATTTCAAGCTCCTGGCCGCCTTCATGCTGGTCGCCGTCCTTGTCGCGGTCATGGGCGCGATGAGCCTCGAGATCATCAGCACCATGTCGAAGCAGAGCGAAGCGATGCACCACGCCCACCACCGGGTCACCGCGTCCCGGCAGGCCCAGCACGCGCTCGCCATGCAGATGAGCTACACGGCCATGGCCCTGCTTCTCCGCGACGAGGCGACCATCGGGAGCATCCTCCGCGAGAACAACCGGCTGAACAGCGGGCTGGCCGAGATCGAGAACGCGGCGCCCCCCGAGGAGCTCGAGATCATCCAGCGGATCCGGACGGCCCAGGGCGAGGTCATGGCCACGGTCGCCGACGTCGCCAACCTCGTCCGCGACGGCAAGATCGACGAGGCGATGCGCCTCCAGCTGAAAGAGGGTTATCCGCTCTTCCAGCAGGTCGAGGGCCTCGTCGAGCAGGTCGTACGGATCGAGGAGGACGGCATGGCCCGCCAGCGCGAGGCGACCGCCCGCGCGAACCGTCACGCTCTCTACCTGATGGGCAGCTTCGTCCTCGCGTCGCTCCTGCTCGCGTTGCTCCTGGGCTTCGTCATCTCGTGGTCGTTCATCCTGCCGGTGCGGGAGGCCCAGGGCTTCCTCGGCCGCATCGCCAAGGGCGACTTCAGCACGACCGTCACCGTCGACAATCGGGACGAGTTCGGGGCGCTGGCGGCGCGCATGAACAACATGAGCGCCGAGCTCCACCGGCTCTACGAGGAGGAGCGCGAGGCCGCCCGCCAGCTCGAGGCGCTCAACAGCCAGCTCGCGCGGGCGAGCCAGGCCAAGTCCGAGTTCCTGGCGAACATGAGCCACGAGCTCCGCACGCCGATGAACGCCATCCTGGGCTTCACCGAGATGATCCTGGACGACATCTACGGCGACGTGTCCCCGGAGGTGCGCGGCCCCATTCAGGATGTCCGCACCTGCGGGCAGCAGCTGCTCCGGCTGATCAACGATGTCCTCGACCTCTCCAAGATCGAGGCCGGCCGGATGGAGCTCTCCTTGACCGACTACTCCGTGCAGGAGGTGGTGGAGACGGCGCGCACGTCGCTCCGCTCGCTCGCCGCCGAGAAAGGGCTCGAGTTCGCGGCGGTGGTGCAGGCCGATATCCCGCTCGCCTACGGCGACGGCAAGCGCATCACCCAGTGCCTGACCAACCTCGTCGGCAACGCGCTCAAGTTCACCAAGCAGGGCGGCGTGACGATCCGTGCCCGCCTCGAGGGCGACCGAGTGGTCTACAGCGTCAGCGACACCGGCATCGGCATCCCCAACGACCAGCTCGACCACATCTTCGGCGAGTTCCGCCAGGTGGACTCGAGCATCAGCCGGGAGTTCGGCGGTACCGGACTGGGGTTGAGCATCACCAAGACGTTCGTCGAACTCCACGGAGGCCGCATCTGGGTCGAGAGCGAGCCGGGCCGCGGCTCGACGTTCCACTTCGCGATTCCCCTGCGGATCGCAGAGGCTACGGAGGCAGTATGA